A region of Procambarus clarkii isolate CNS0578487 chromosome 48, FALCON_Pclarkii_2.0, whole genome shotgun sequence DNA encodes the following proteins:
- the LOC138351077 gene encoding uncharacterized protein, translating into MWVTLNTRGVKSAPTLNTRGVKSATTLNTRGVKSASTLNTRGVKSAPTLNTRGVKSAPTLNTRGVKSAPTLNTRGVKSAPTLNTRGVKRAPTLNTRGVKSASTLNTRGVKSAPTLNTRGVKRAPTLNTRGVKSAPTLNTRGVKSAPTLNTRGVKSAPKLNTRGIKSAPTLNTRGVKSAPTLNTRGVKSAPSLNTRGVKSAPSLNTRGVKSVPTLNTRGVKSVPTLNTRDINVL; encoded by the coding sequence ATGTGGGTAACACTGAACACAAGAGGTGTCAAGAGTGCTCCAACACTGAACACAAGAGGTGTCAAGAGTGCTACAACACTGAACACAAGAGGTGTCAAGAGTGCTTCAACACTGAACACAAGAGGTGTCAAGAGTGCTCCAACACTGAACACAAGAGGTGTCAAGAGTGCTCCGACACTGAACACAAGAGGTGTCAAGAGTGCTCCAACACTGAACACAAGAGGTGTCAAGAGTGCTCCAACACTGAACACAAGAGGTGTCAAGAGAGCTCCAACACTGAACACAAGAGGTGTCAAGAGTGCTTCAACACTGAACACAAGAGGTGTCAAGAGTGCTCCAACACTGAACACAAGAGGTGTCAAGAGAGCTCCAACACTGAACACAAGAGGTGTCAAGAGTGCTCCAACACTGAACACAAGAGGTGTCAAGAGTGCTCCAACACTGAACACAAGAGGTGTCAAGAGTGCTCCAAAACTGAACACAAGAGGTATCAAGAGTGCTCCAACACTGAACACAAGAGGTGTCAAGAGTGCTCCAACACTGAACACAAGAGGTGTCAAGAGTGCTCCATCACTGAACACAAGAGGTGTCAAGAGTGCTCCATCACTGAACACAAGAGGTGTCAAGAGTGTTCCAACACTGAACACAAGAGGTGTCAAGAGTGTTCCAACACTGAACACAAGAGATATCAATGTGTTATGA